In the Silene latifolia isolate original U9 population chromosome 1, ASM4854445v1, whole genome shotgun sequence genome, TgttagtgacctcagtttggccatctgtttgaggGTGGTGAGATGTACTGAACAACACCTTAGTTTTGAGCAGTttccatagagttttccaaaaGTAGCTCATGAATTTTGTATCTCTATCTGAAACAATTGTTTTTGGAACTCCATGAAGCCTCACAATTTCCTTCAAATATAGTTCAGCAACACTTACAGCATCTTCTATTTTCTTGCAAGCTATAAAATGGACCATTTTACTGAAcctgtcaacaacaaccatgattgaatcctttcccctttgtgtccttggtaatgcaataataaaatccatgctcacatcttCCCAGGGCTTGTTTGGTACTGGCAATGGAGTATATGGACCAGTCTGGAAGGAACTCCTAGCCATCTGACATGCTGAACATCTCCTGAGAACATTTTGGACATCTCCTAACATTTTAGGCCAATAGAACTGTTCCTGCAATATGGGCAATGTCTTTTGAATAACAAAATGCCCTCCTAAGCCTCATGAGTGGACTTCCCTGATCAGGAGATCCCTGTAGGAACCCCTTGGCACACAGAGCCTGTTGTCTTGGAATAAAAACCCATTCTGTAGCCGATACTTGCTCCCTGGAACTCTATCCCCCTCAACTTGTGTGATTCACTCTTCAGAGAAGTCAGGGTCCTCCTTGTATatttctttcatgaattcaaAGCCAAGAACCTTGTTTTCCATGGTTGACAGCAAGGAGTGTCTCCTTGATAGAGCATCTGCCACTATATTCTATTTCCTTTCCTTATACTTGCTAGAAAATGTAAATGATTGCAAATATTCCACCCACTTGGCATTCCTGTGACTCAATTTATGTTGGCCATTTATATACTTCAAAGCTTCATGGTCATAGTGCAACACAAATGGTTTTGACTTcaaataatgactccaatgcatgactgccctgataattgcataaaattctttgtcataggtagaatatttcaatttagctccattcaatTTCTCACTGAAATAAGCTACAGGTTTTTGAGCGTGGATCAGGACTGCACTAATGCCCacaccactggcatcacactcccCTTCAAAGAGTTGATCAATGTCTGGTAATTTCAGGATATGAGTCTCACACACATCAACTTTTTAATCCTCTTAAAGGACTGCTGAGCACTCTTAGTCTAATGGAACTCTCCTTTCTTCATGCACTCGGTGATTGGAGCAACAACTGAGCTAaagttcttgataaatctcctataaaaTGAAGCCAATCCATGGAACCCCATCACCTCAGTAATCAATTTAGGAGTTGGCCATGATTGAATAGCTGCAACCTTATCCTGATCAACTGTAATGCCCCTCCCAGAAATAATATACCCCAGAaatgccacttcttcaaccataaaagtgcaCTTTTCCAGCTTGCCAAACAGCTTTTGTTCCTTGAGGATCCTGAACACAGCTTCAAGGTGTTTCAGGTGTTCACTTTTGCTGCTGCTGTAAatcaagatgtcatcaaagtagaccactgcaaattttcctaaacatggccTTAACACATCAGTCATTAatctcataaaggtgcttggtgcattagaaagaccaaatggcatcacaagccattcatacagTCCATGTTTAGCTTAAAGGCTattttccactcatctccttctcgTATCCTGACTTGGTGGTACCCTTGCCCGaggtcaatcttagaaaagaccatCGCACCACTAAGCTCATCTAGCTTGTCATCCAACCTTGGGattgggaacctgtacttgacaTTAATGTTGTTGATAGCCTTGCTGTCAGTACACATTCTCCAGGTTCCATCCTTCTTGGGAACAAGTAGAgcagggactgcacaaggactGAGAGATTCCCTGACAAATCCTTTGCTTATAAGCTCCTCAATTTGACTCTGTAACTCTTTGGTAACAGCTGGATCACACCTATAAGCTGGCCTATTAGGAAGCACTGAGCCTGGAACAGGGTCTATGTGGTGCTCAATGCCTCTcaatggtggcaacccactaggTAGCTCCCTTGGAAACACCTCTTTATACCTCTGAATTAATGGCTTGACTTCAGAAGGCATCTCAGGGTCTCCTTCCTTACTCACTTCTTTGGATAATAGCACCCAGACATGCTGGTCTTGcttcatttctttgatcatggctgcttCAGAAATAAATAGCTCACCATTGGTCTCCTCTAGTATACTTGGACTTCCATAGTTCCTCTGATTAGGTGGCAATAgggtcagggtgaccttcttgccttcatgTCTGAAACTGTAGATGTTATCCTTTCTATGGTGAGTGGTATTCAGGTCATACTCCCATGGCCTTCCCAAGAGTAAgtggcaggcatccattggaACAATGTcacacaagacttcatctttatatACCTTTccaatagaaaatggaaccaaaCATTGCTTATCCACCCTTACTCCTACTcctttgttcaaccatctcaacttgtaaggatttgggtgctcttgagttgtcaAGTTAAGCTTGTTAACCATAGCATTTGATGCCCCATTTGTACAGctccccccatctatgatcaGGTTACAAACCCTTCCCTGAACTGTGCATCTAGTTCTGAATATCAGGGACCTTTGATCAGTTTCCAAAGGTGTGTGTTGGGAGTGCATAACTCTCCATAAGACCAAGCTGTGACCTGTATCAGGGTGGGCTACACCTTGCTCCTGTTCTGGTTCCTCCTCAGTCTCCTTTTCTTCAAATATCAGGGTCTGATCTTCCTCATATTGAACCAAACCTTCCCTCTCCCATTGTTCTACCTCCATTGCTGTcaaggttctcttagaaggacagtccttcctaaaatggccatacccCTGGCATTGGAAGCATTTAATCTTCCCATCAGTCACAGGTGGGTTGGTTTTAGGATTCATAGGACCCTTTCCTTTGTTtggtgttggttgggttgcaGGCTTTGGGTTCTCTCCAATCCTACccccagaaaaaggtttgaaGGTAGGTCTGGTAATGGGTTTGGAAGCAGTAATCTTAGCCTTTCCCATCTGTTcaatcctc is a window encoding:
- the LOC141657496 gene encoding uncharacterized protein LOC141657496, with protein sequence MGVDSRLLLQVWLMERVWNYWENKLKSEGGPLIRWIVPWWHLSFAVAPVEIFLCKSVEFPSLSPLKLLTYLPPEQKIARFVEGLDPKIALRLRIQQVWSFDEAVNLALRIEQMGKAKITASKPITRPTFKPFSGGRIGENPKPATQPTPNKGKGPMNPKTNPPVTDGKIKCFQCQGYGHFRKDCPSKRTLTAMEVEQWEREGLVQYEEDQTLIFEEKETEEEPEQEQGVAHPDTGHSLVLWRVMHSQHTPLETDQRSLIFRTRCTVQGRVCNLIIDGGSCTNGASNAMVYKDEVLCDIVPMDACHLLLGRPWEYDLNTTHHRKDNIYSFRHEGKKVTLTLLPPNQRNYGSPSILEETNGELFISEAAMIKEMKQDQHVWVLLSKEVSKEGDPEMPSEVKPLIQRYKEVFPRELPSGLPPLRGIEHHIDPVPGSVLPNRPAYRCDPAVTKELQSQIEELISKGFVRESLSPCAVPALLVPKKDGTWRMCTDSKAINNINVKYRFPIPRLDDKLDELSGAMVFSKIDLGQGYHQVRIREGDEWKIAFKLNMDLVYFDDILIYSSSKSEHLKHLEAVFRILKEQKLFGKLEKCTFMVEEVAFLGYIISGRGITVDQDKVAAIQSWPTPKLITEVMGFHGLASFYRRFIKNFSSVVAPITECMKKGEFH